Proteins encoded within one genomic window of Streptomyces caniferus:
- a CDS encoding DUF6192 family protein: MTSTLATDYTSQDWKDLVAEGKRATGSEGSAQFKLGDLGLTLVPLPPKGKRLPMKAYKLLANFAEEVGQDAERFEQYRLCAGAWPKAKRNKDVCWTVHYLLSHHPDRFMMINHPPLHRRTGTNRWTVDGARRVLGQKIHVPESIEEQLRQIEDLLDDEQVAVQVVERAMRREPVLRQVAKKPHVRESFNRAQTEEIREAHETTRKRPEVRRLDEQSEVLRVLGLCHAFAHGIGRTLPGLHLAELSEDAQDSIREGLQRVSAAVEWTEHVLRTGSTDMDEALARLIEGET, translated from the coding sequence ATGACTTCGACGCTGGCCACGGACTACACCTCCCAAGACTGGAAAGACCTGGTCGCGGAGGGAAAGCGGGCGACCGGATCGGAAGGCTCCGCCCAGTTCAAGCTGGGCGACTTGGGGCTGACCCTGGTTCCACTGCCGCCGAAAGGCAAGCGGCTGCCCATGAAGGCGTACAAGCTGCTGGCGAACTTCGCCGAAGAAGTCGGTCAAGACGCAGAGCGCTTCGAGCAGTACCGCCTTTGCGCAGGCGCCTGGCCCAAGGCGAAGCGCAACAAGGATGTCTGCTGGACCGTGCACTACCTCCTGTCGCACCATCCGGACCGCTTCATGATGATCAACCATCCACCGCTTCACCGGCGTACCGGGACGAACCGGTGGACGGTCGACGGAGCCCGTCGTGTTCTTGGGCAGAAGATCCATGTGCCGGAGTCCATCGAGGAGCAGCTCAGACAGATCGAGGATCTTCTGGACGACGAGCAGGTGGCGGTGCAGGTCGTCGAACGGGCAATGCGCCGGGAACCGGTCCTGCGGCAGGTCGCGAAGAAGCCTCACGTCCGTGAGAGCTTCAACCGTGCCCAGACGGAAGAGATCCGTGAAGCGCACGAGACGACCAGGAAGCGTCCCGAGGTCCGTCGTCTGGACGAGCAGTCCGAAGTCCTGAGGGTTCTCGGACTGTGCCACGCCTTCGCACACGGCATCGGCAGGACCCTTCCCGGCCTCCACCTCGCCGAGCTGTCCGAGGACGCCCAGGATTCGATCCGCGAAGGGCTCCAACGGGTCTCCGCAGCCGTGGAGTGGACCGAGCACGTCCTGCGGACCGGAAGCACCGACATGGACGAAGCGCTGGCGCGGTTGATCGAGGGAGAGACGTGA
- a CDS encoding DUF6233 domain-containing protein, with translation MDDEHDLAPDALPQADVTLPDGQHLRAGVVRRRRDRSGVWWYDLEIELPDRSDDRRHGPALTSRKISFCAPHPVVQRIEGEDYSSLDLPPPEERKRWRLSPPPQGDGWADAYLHRPDCAQAASEGGMVSDQEALAALAGPDVTVPCPVCRPETVLQHPR, from the coding sequence ATGGATGACGAGCACGACCTGGCGCCGGACGCGCTCCCGCAGGCCGACGTCACACTTCCGGACGGCCAGCACCTGCGGGCGGGGGTGGTCCGTCGGCGCCGGGACCGCTCGGGTGTGTGGTGGTACGACCTGGAGATCGAGCTGCCCGACCGGAGTGACGACCGCCGACACGGGCCGGCCCTGACCTCCCGCAAGATCAGCTTCTGTGCCCCGCACCCCGTCGTCCAGCGGATCGAGGGGGAGGACTACAGCAGCCTCGACCTTCCCCCGCCCGAGGAACGCAAGCGGTGGCGGCTGTCCCCGCCGCCCCAGGGTGACGGCTGGGCCGATGCCTACCTTCATCGCCCCGACTGCGCGCAGGCGGCCTCGGAGGGCGGCATGGTGAGCGACCAGGAGGCGCTGGCGGCACTCGCCGGGCCGGACGTCACTGTGCCGTGCCCGGTGTGCCGTCCCGAGACCGTCCTGCAACACCCGCGCTGA